From a region of the Blastopirellula marina genome:
- a CDS encoding DUF1570 domain-containing protein: MIVRILLGLILGLASTSHAFADLVLYNVPGTNLVFILQGRATVNPGATVTFRHPTFGNLFMNAADVKIFKVRSVQSQVTNHLNTAKAAGDLNQCLEAAREALKIGKLDLFYQACKAAWEINPNDDRVKKLVELKQAIDKPVAIDPAQEKIMRDFTKNRADMKFVRSKHFLLLHDTSDRKDERTDMTRAQERLELLETVYESFLMKFCLEGVELDVPDKLLMVVLFAEHEEYLKFVTLLGPDLASAAGFYHRIDNVAVFYDQGTDQSFELLNALNHQLQSDRDEIRRRKLSGLADVVRFADTLSLLIEVKRANLDIEVVSHEATHQLSANTGLMPGDSPIPVWAAEGLATYFESPKQAAWSGIGAVNAERLEWYRELAPLTKISNIDFIVSDQLFTRSANNFTTLHAYGQSWALTHFLMEKHFDKLVAYYRELGKLPKATHTTPEELQKVFDKVFGKDKTALDKEWRSYMRSLKTDLEKTLAEAK; the protein is encoded by the coding sequence ATGATTGTTCGAATCCTCTTGGGACTGATCCTCGGACTGGCGAGTACATCCCATGCGTTTGCGGACCTGGTTCTCTACAACGTCCCAGGCACAAACCTGGTTTTCATCCTGCAAGGGCGAGCCACCGTCAACCCCGGGGCGACCGTCACCTTCCGGCATCCGACGTTCGGCAATCTGTTTATGAATGCCGCGGACGTGAAGATCTTCAAAGTCCGCAGCGTTCAGTCGCAAGTGACCAACCATTTAAATACGGCCAAGGCAGCCGGTGACTTGAACCAATGCCTCGAGGCGGCTCGTGAAGCGTTGAAGATCGGCAAGCTCGATCTTTTCTACCAGGCCTGTAAAGCGGCGTGGGAAATCAACCCGAACGACGACCGGGTAAAGAAGCTGGTCGAACTGAAACAAGCGATCGACAAGCCGGTAGCGATCGATCCGGCACAGGAAAAGATCATGCGCGACTTCACCAAGAATCGCGCCGACATGAAATTCGTCCGCAGCAAACACTTTCTCCTGCTGCACGACACTTCCGACCGCAAGGACGAACGCACCGACATGACGCGTGCCCAGGAACGGCTGGAGCTTCTGGAAACGGTTTACGAAAGCTTTTTGATGAAGTTCTGCCTGGAAGGGGTGGAACTGGATGTGCCTGACAAGCTGCTGATGGTGGTCCTCTTTGCCGAGCACGAAGAGTACCTGAAGTTTGTTACGCTGTTGGGCCCAGACCTGGCATCGGCGGCCGGTTTTTATCATCGCATCGATAACGTGGCCGTCTTCTACGACCAAGGGACCGACCAGTCGTTCGAACTGCTGAATGCTTTGAATCATCAGCTACAAAGTGATCGAGACGAGATCCGCCGGCGCAAGCTGAGCGGCCTGGCCGACGTGGTCCGCTTTGCCGATACGCTGAGCCTATTGATTGAAGTGAAGCGAGCGAACCTGGACATCGAAGTCGTCAGCCACGAGGCGACCCACCAGCTATCGGCCAACACCGGCCTGATGCCAGGTGACTCTCCCATTCCCGTTTGGGCCGCCGAAGGACTGGCCACCTATTTCGAGTCTCCCAAGCAAGCGGCCTGGAGCGGCATTGGTGCGGTCAATGCGGAACGCCTGGAATGGTACCGCGAACTGGCTCCGCTGACGAAGATCTCGAACATCGATTTCATCGTATCCGATCAACTCTTCACGCGTTCGGCTAACAACTTCACCACGCTGCACGCCTACGGCCAGTCATGGGCACTGACCCACTTCCTGATGGAAAAGCACTTCGACAAGCTGGTCGCTTATTACCGAGAGCTCGGTAAGCTCCCCAAAGCAACCCATACCACCCCCGAAGAGCTGCAAAAGGTGTTCGACAAGGTCTTCGGCAAAGACAAAACAGCCCTCGACAAAGAGTGGCGATCGTACATGCGATCACTGAAAACCGACCTGGAAAAAACACTGGCCGAAGCGAAGTAA
- the leuD gene encoding 3-isopropylmalate dehydratase small subunit codes for MQPFVKETGVVAVMDRANVDTDQIIPKQFLKRIERTGFGQFLFFDWRFMDDGELHPEFELNHPAVAGASILVARRNFGSGSSREHAVWAIDDYGIRAVIAPSFADIFYNNCFKNGLLPIALSEEQVDELFARFAKYPGYRLTVDLETKTISDAHGLEYSFDVDEHRRHKLLKGLDDIASTLELEDKIAAYEQANGIGA; via the coding sequence ATGCAACCATTTGTCAAAGAGACCGGCGTTGTCGCCGTTATGGATCGGGCCAACGTCGACACCGATCAAATCATTCCCAAGCAGTTCCTGAAACGTATCGAACGAACCGGTTTCGGCCAGTTCCTGTTTTTCGATTGGCGTTTCATGGACGACGGCGAACTGCATCCCGAATTCGAGCTGAATCACCCCGCCGTTGCCGGGGCTTCGATTCTGGTCGCGCGTCGCAACTTCGGTAGTGGTTCGAGCCGCGAACATGCCGTGTGGGCGATCGATGACTACGGTATTCGCGCTGTCATTGCACCAAGCTTTGCCGACATCTTCTACAACAACTGCTTCAAGAACGGCTTGCTGCCGATCGCTCTCAGCGAAGAGCAGGTCGACGAGTTGTTCGCGCGATTTGCCAAGTATCCCGGCTACAGGTTGACCGTCGATCTGGAGACGAAAACGATCAGCGACGCACACGGCCTGGAATATTCGTTCGACGTCGACGAGCACCGCCGTCACAAGCTGCTCAAAGGCCTGGACGACATTGCCAGCACGCTGGAATTGGAAGACAAGATCGCCGCCTACGAACAAGCCAACGGAATCGGCGCGTAA
- a CDS encoding nucleotide sugar dehydrogenase produces MAENVLLSYESLRQKLADQSAVVGVIGMGYVGLPLVKTFADCGFRCLGFDTDPNKVDKLHRGESYIKHIASEWIASNVKMGRFSATCDNARMAEADVLLICVPTPLDSSRDPDLKYVELTAEAISKSLRQGQLVVLESTTYPGTTRDVVLPILERSGLKPGVDFFVAYSPEREDPGNPQFSAANIPKVIGGLEEHSLKLACELYEKAIVEIIPVSSLEVAEACKILENTYRAVNIALVNELKVLFDRMDLDLWEVIDAAKTKPFGFQAFYPGPGLGGHCIPIDPFYLSWLARKQGMPTRFIELAGEINTSMPQFVVQKLMLALNAAGKAVRGSKILMLGVAYKPNVDDPRESPAFAIMELLEPLGAEIQYNDPYIPQLPKMRSFEFSRKESIELTSESLAAADAVLIVTNHKDYDWEFIAKHAKLVIDTRNALGKIEQRGNIRKA; encoded by the coding sequence ATGGCTGAAAATGTTCTGCTTTCTTACGAATCTCTCCGCCAGAAGCTGGCCGATCAGTCTGCCGTTGTGGGGGTGATCGGCATGGGTTACGTCGGGCTGCCGTTGGTCAAGACGTTCGCCGACTGTGGTTTCCGCTGCTTGGGCTTCGATACTGATCCTAACAAAGTCGACAAACTTCACCGTGGGGAAAGCTACATAAAGCACATCGCAAGCGAGTGGATTGCCTCAAATGTTAAAATGGGGCGTTTCTCGGCAACTTGCGACAATGCCCGGATGGCCGAGGCCGATGTGCTTTTGATCTGCGTGCCCACCCCGCTGGATAGTTCCCGCGACCCCGACCTGAAGTACGTCGAGCTCACCGCCGAGGCCATCAGTAAGTCACTACGCCAGGGACAGCTTGTGGTCCTCGAAAGCACGACCTACCCCGGCACCACGCGGGATGTCGTGCTGCCGATTCTCGAGCGAAGCGGTCTGAAGCCTGGTGTCGATTTCTTCGTCGCCTACAGTCCCGAACGCGAAGACCCAGGCAATCCTCAGTTTTCCGCCGCGAACATCCCCAAAGTAATCGGCGGGCTTGAAGAGCACAGCCTGAAGTTGGCCTGCGAGCTATACGAGAAGGCGATCGTCGAGATCATCCCGGTCAGCAGCCTGGAAGTGGCCGAGGCGTGCAAGATCCTTGAGAACACCTACCGAGCCGTAAACATCGCGTTGGTGAACGAACTGAAGGTGCTGTTCGATCGGATGGACCTCGATCTGTGGGAAGTGATCGACGCGGCCAAGACCAAGCCGTTCGGGTTCCAGGCGTTCTACCCGGGCCCAGGCCTCGGTGGGCACTGCATTCCGATCGATCCGTTCTATCTCAGTTGGCTAGCCCGCAAACAAGGCATGCCGACGCGCTTCATTGAACTGGCCGGCGAAATCAACACCAGCATGCCGCAGTTCGTCGTGCAGAAACTGATGTTGGCCCTGAACGCCGCCGGCAAGGCCGTCCGCGGCAGCAAGATTCTGATGCTGGGTGTAGCCTACAAACCCAACGTCGACGATCCCCGCGAAAGCCCGGCCTTCGCGATCATGGAACTGTTGGAACCGCTAGGGGCCGAGATCCAATACAACGATCCGTACATCCCCCAGTTGCCGAAGATGCGGAGCTTCGAGTTCTCCCGCAAGGAAAGCATCGAGCTGACGTCCGAGAGCCTGGCTGCGGCGGATGCCGTACTGATTGTCACCAATCATAAGGATTACGACTGGGAGTTTATTGCCAAGCACGCCAAGCTGGTGATTGATACACGCAACGCCCTGGGGAAGATTGAGCAGCGTGGCAACATTCGCAAGGCTTAA
- a CDS encoding serine/threonine protein kinase produces MTDSTPPNSMDRHFEETVVAPSDSGVDKTSTSSPHIALVEGSSSSPHFSRLTQSLLRLRLRVATFVMFGIFAIYFVWHVYDFAFVDNATESPFLIALHAGLLVLLATTGYLLCPRCDVRKGLLRSQEIVTFGLPAVLLLLAQYNSMHLCVREYQMIQNPAPGWMLLIFIYALFIPNTWQRAAIVIGAMVVAPLGLLGYAWMTDQLCYTIMYGNPEILAEVALKMIISGAVAVFGVYTINMLRTEAFHAKQLGQYRLSRSLGAGGMGEVYLAHHYLMKRPCAIKIIRPEKAGDSNVLARFEREVHASSKLSHWNNIDIYDYGRTEDGTFYYVMEYLPGLNVSDLVKRFGPLSPGRVIHLLRQVCDALNEAHSQGMIHRDIKPANVFAAKRGGFYDVAKLLDFGLAKPIASTEDSNLTQEGMITGSPLFMSPEQASGESEPDARSDIYSVGILAYFMLTGHTPFEYDRPIKVIIAHAHEAVVPPSEHVPSVPHDLEAIVMRCLAKDPDDRYQSILDMAAALDRCESSGSWLQADAVQWWTENETIAECPQPGEEAQPTDETRIAAIRG; encoded by the coding sequence ATGACTGATTCGACTCCCCCAAACTCGATGGATCGGCACTTTGAGGAGACCGTCGTTGCGCCTAGCGATTCTGGCGTCGATAAGACGAGCACTTCCTCGCCCCATATTGCTTTGGTGGAAGGGTCGTCGTCCAGTCCCCACTTCTCGCGGCTAACTCAGTCGCTGTTGCGACTTCGCTTGAGGGTTGCGACGTTCGTCATGTTTGGCATTTTTGCCATCTACTTCGTGTGGCACGTCTACGACTTCGCATTTGTCGACAACGCAACGGAAAGTCCGTTTCTGATCGCCCTGCATGCGGGGCTTTTGGTGCTGCTGGCCACCACAGGCTATTTGCTGTGCCCGCGGTGTGATGTCCGCAAGGGACTGTTGCGTTCGCAAGAGATCGTCACATTTGGTCTGCCGGCCGTCTTACTTTTGCTGGCCCAGTACAACTCGATGCATCTCTGTGTGCGTGAGTACCAGATGATTCAGAATCCGGCACCAGGGTGGATGTTGTTGATCTTCATCTATGCCCTGTTCATTCCCAACACCTGGCAGAGGGCCGCGATTGTCATCGGAGCGATGGTCGTCGCGCCGCTGGGCCTGTTGGGTTACGCCTGGATGACCGATCAACTTTGCTACACGATCATGTATGGCAACCCGGAAATTCTGGCCGAAGTGGCTTTGAAGATGATCATCAGTGGTGCGGTCGCCGTGTTTGGTGTGTACACGATCAACATGCTGCGAACCGAAGCATTCCATGCGAAGCAGCTTGGGCAGTATCGTCTCAGTCGCAGCCTGGGGGCTGGCGGCATGGGCGAGGTTTACCTGGCACATCATTACCTGATGAAACGCCCCTGTGCGATCAAGATCATACGCCCCGAAAAGGCAGGCGACTCGAACGTGCTGGCCCGTTTCGAGCGGGAAGTGCACGCCTCGTCGAAGCTTTCGCACTGGAACAATATCGATATCTACGACTACGGCCGCACCGAAGACGGTACGTTCTACTACGTGATGGAATACCTGCCGGGGCTGAACGTTTCGGACCTGGTCAAGCGGTTTGGGCCGTTGTCTCCTGGGCGCGTGATTCACCTGCTGCGTCAGGTGTGCGACGCATTGAACGAAGCCCACTCGCAGGGAATGATCCACCGCGACATCAAGCCCGCCAACGTGTTCGCGGCCAAGCGTGGTGGTTTTTACGATGTCGCCAAGCTGTTGGACTTTGGCCTGGCCAAGCCGATCGCATCGACCGAAGATTCCAACCTGACCCAGGAAGGGATGATCACCGGTTCGCCGTTGTTCATGTCTCCCGAGCAGGCCAGCGGCGAAAGCGAACCCGATGCCCGCAGCGATATCTACTCGGTCGGCATCCTGGCATACTTCATGCTGACCGGTCACACTCCGTTCGAGTACGATCGGCCGATCAAGGTGATCATCGCCCACGCTCACGAAGCGGTCGTACCCCCGTCAGAGCACGTTCCGTCGGTTCCGCACGATCTGGAAGCGATCGTGATGCGGTGCCTGGCCAAAGATCCGGACGATCGGTACCAGTCGATCCTCGACATGGCTGCCGCTTTGGACCGCTGCGAGTCTTCCGGCAGTTGGCTCCAGGCCGATGCCGTGCAGTGGTGGACCGAGAACGAAACGATCGCCGAATGCCCTCAGCCGGGGGAAGAAGCCCAGCCGACCGACGAAACTCGGATCGCTGCGATTCGCGGGTAA
- a CDS encoding YqgE/AlgH family protein produces the protein MQSLAGQFLIASPYLPDPNFLRTVVLMVQHDDEGALGLVLTRPIHVTVQEIWKNVSGESIDAPENVLQGGPVEGPLMALHQEEKLAELEVIPGVYFSSQRENIEPLIRESRNEFRLFLGYSGWGAQQLEAEMEVGGWLTLPATKEQVFETNNDLLWKSVSGEVGTNIMRESLNLKRMPQDPNMN, from the coding sequence ATGCAATCTTTGGCCGGACAATTTCTGATTGCGTCTCCCTACCTTCCCGATCCTAATTTCCTGCGAACCGTCGTCTTGATGGTTCAGCACGACGACGAAGGGGCCCTGGGGCTGGTGCTTACTCGCCCGATCCATGTCACCGTGCAGGAAATCTGGAAGAACGTCTCTGGCGAGAGCATCGACGCCCCCGAAAACGTGCTGCAAGGGGGCCCGGTCGAAGGTCCGTTGATGGCCCTGCATCAGGAAGAGAAACTCGCGGAGCTGGAAGTGATTCCCGGTGTCTACTTCTCGAGCCAGCGCGAGAACATCGAACCTCTCATCCGCGAAAGCCGCAACGAGTTCCGCTTGTTCCTCGGCTACTCTGGCTGGGGTGCCCAGCAACTGGAAGCCGAAATGGAAGTGGGAGGTTGGCTCACGCTGCCGGCCACCAAAGAGCAGGTCTTCGAGACCAACAACGACCTCCTCTGGAAAAGCGTCTCCGGCGAAGTGGGCACGAACATCATGCGCGAATCGCTCAACCTGAAACGCATGCCGCAAGACCCGAATATGAACTAA
- a CDS encoding ketoacyl-ACP synthase III codes for MKYASIGPISTYLPQRIETNQQLQDEFPSWDMDLIYTKTGIASRHIAEPGETASDLGVNAAQRLFEEHNIDPQSIDFLLFCTQTPDYPLPTTACLMQQRLGLRISCGALDFNLGCSGFIYGLSLAEGLIRAGIAKRVLFITAETYSKYIDPDDRSLRTIFGDGAAATLLEASSEPTLDGFHFGTDGSGADTLMVTDGGARLAEDAHTPRHRKRWNSRLYMDGPALINFTVGAIPQLVQSIFAAAGIPKSEVELYLFHQATRKMLEQLQEALEIEPDRMPIVLETVGNTVSATIPLMIHDLRQQNRLTKGSKHLLVGFGVGWSWGGCIWHDHYGNGD; via the coding sequence GTGAAATACGCATCCATAGGTCCCATCTCTACTTACCTTCCCCAAAGGATTGAGACCAACCAGCAGCTCCAAGACGAATTCCCGAGCTGGGACATGGATCTCATTTATACCAAGACCGGAATCGCATCGCGTCATATCGCCGAGCCCGGAGAGACTGCGTCCGATCTGGGGGTGAACGCGGCCCAGCGGCTGTTCGAAGAGCACAACATCGATCCGCAATCGATCGACTTCCTCCTCTTCTGCACGCAAACGCCTGACTATCCCCTACCAACGACGGCCTGCCTGATGCAGCAGCGACTGGGGCTACGGATCTCTTGCGGAGCGTTGGATTTTAACCTGGGGTGTTCAGGGTTTATTTATGGCCTGTCGCTGGCCGAGGGGCTCATCCGTGCTGGCATCGCCAAGCGTGTCCTCTTTATTACGGCTGAGACCTACTCCAAGTACATCGATCCCGACGACCGCAGCCTGCGGACGATTTTCGGCGACGGAGCCGCGGCGACACTGCTGGAAGCCAGCAGCGAACCAACGCTTGATGGCTTCCACTTTGGTACCGATGGCAGCGGTGCCGACACGCTGATGGTGACCGACGGTGGTGCCCGCCTGGCTGAAGACGCCCACACGCCGCGGCATCGCAAACGCTGGAACAGCCGCTTGTACATGGATGGTCCCGCTTTGATCAACTTCACCGTCGGGGCGATTCCCCAGTTGGTGCAAAGCATCTTCGCGGCCGCCGGGATTCCGAAATCAGAGGTGGAACTCTATCTATTTCATCAGGCGACCCGTAAAATGCTGGAGCAGTTGCAGGAAGCCCTGGAGATCGAACCCGATCGTATGCCCATTGTATTAGAGACTGTAGGTAACACAGTCTCGGCGACGATTCCCCTGATGATTCACGACTTGCGACAGCAGAATCGACTGACCAAAGGATCCAAGCATCTGCTGGTGGGCTTTGGCGTCGGTTGGTCCTGGGGCGGATGCATCTGGCACGATCATTACGGCAACGGTGATTGA
- the leuC gene encoding 3-isopropylmalate dehydratase large subunit, which yields MIAENAPRTMFQKIWDNHVVDAEPHKQALLYIDLHLVHEVTSPQAFEGLRLAGRKVRRPELTKATPDHNVPTTDRSLPIVDEISKQQIDTLRQNCKDFGVQLFDLNDVKQGVVHVIGPELGLTQPGMTIVCGDSHTATHGAFGALAFGIGTSEVEHVLATQTLIQTAPKTMELRVNGKLSRGVTAKDLVLFLIGHLTTAGGTGYVLEYTGEAVRNLTMEQRMTVCNMSIEAGARAGMIAPDDVTYDYIRGREFAPKDIEAAIERWKNLPSDPGAKYDKVIEFDAKDIAPQVTWGTNPGQVCAVDKPVPAPGDFADATERRSTELALEYMDLKAGEPMSTVNIDRVFIGSCTNGRIEDLRAAASVVKGHKKADHVHAMVVPGSGLVRLQAQEEGLDKIFTEAGFEWREAGCSMCLAMNPDKLEPGERCASTSNRNFEGRQGRGGRTHLVSPEMAAAAGVAGHFVDIREWDFK from the coding sequence ATGATCGCGGAAAACGCCCCCCGTACCATGTTCCAGAAAATCTGGGACAACCACGTTGTCGACGCCGAACCTCACAAGCAGGCCCTGCTGTACATCGACCTGCACCTGGTTCACGAAGTGACCAGCCCACAGGCATTTGAAGGCCTGCGACTGGCCGGTCGTAAGGTTCGCCGTCCTGAACTGACCAAGGCGACTCCCGACCACAACGTTCCCACCACCGATCGCTCGCTGCCGATCGTCGACGAGATCTCGAAGCAGCAGATCGACACCCTGCGTCAGAACTGCAAAGACTTCGGCGTTCAGCTGTTCGACCTGAACGACGTCAAGCAAGGCGTTGTCCACGTGATCGGCCCCGAACTGGGGCTCACGCAGCCTGGCATGACGATCGTGTGTGGCGATAGCCATACGGCCACGCACGGTGCTTTCGGCGCGTTGGCATTCGGCATCGGTACCAGCGAAGTCGAACACGTGCTCGCCACGCAGACGCTCATTCAGACCGCCCCCAAGACGATGGAACTCCGCGTCAACGGCAAGTTGTCTCGCGGCGTCACGGCGAAGGACCTCGTGCTGTTTTTGATCGGTCACCTGACCACCGCCGGCGGTACCGGGTATGTCCTGGAATACACGGGCGAAGCAGTCCGCAACCTGACCATGGAACAGCGGATGACCGTCTGTAACATGTCGATCGAAGCAGGTGCCCGTGCCGGTATGATCGCTCCGGACGACGTCACCTACGATTACATCCGCGGCCGTGAGTTCGCTCCGAAGGATATCGAAGCCGCTATCGAGCGTTGGAAGAATCTTCCTTCGGACCCTGGTGCGAAGTACGACAAGGTGATCGAATTCGACGCCAAGGACATCGCTCCGCAAGTGACCTGGGGAACCAACCCTGGTCAGGTTTGTGCCGTCGACAAGCCGGTTCCGGCCCCTGGCGATTTCGCCGACGCGACCGAACGCCGCTCGACCGAACTGGCCCTGGAATACATGGACCTGAAAGCTGGCGAGCCGATGTCGACTGTCAACATCGATCGCGTCTTCATCGGATCGTGCACCAACGGTCGGATCGAAGACCTGCGTGCCGCCGCGAGTGTCGTCAAGGGACACAAGAAGGCCGACCACGTTCACGCGATGGTGGTGCCGGGCAGCGGTCTGGTTCGCCTGCAAGCCCAGGAAGAAGGTCTCGACAAGATCTTCACCGAGGCTGGTTTTGAATGGCGAGAAGCTGGCTGCAGCATGTGCCTGGCGATGAACCCCGACAAGCTGGAACCAGGCGAGCGCTGTGCTTCGACCAGCAATCGTAATTTTGAAGGGCGTCAAGGACGTGGTGGCCGAACCCACCTGGTCAGCCCCGAAATGGCCGCCGCGGCAGGTGTCGCCGGGCATTTTGTTGACATTCGTGAGTGGGATTTTAAATAA